Proteins from a genomic interval of Medicago truncatula cultivar Jemalong A17 chromosome 3, MtrunA17r5.0-ANR, whole genome shotgun sequence:
- the LOC25490658 gene encoding agamous-like MADS-box protein MADS1 isoform X1, producing the protein MELPNEGGEGSSQKKMGRGKIEIKRIENTTNRQVTFCKRRNGLLKKAYELSVLCDAEVALVVFSTRGRLYEYANNSVRATIERYKKACAASTNAESVSEANTQFYQQESSKLRRQIRDIQNLNRHILGEALGSLSLKELKNLEGRLEKGLSRVRSRKHETLFADVEFMQKREIELQNHNNYLRAKIAEHERAQQQQHNLMPDQTMCDQSLPSSQAYDRNFFPVNLLGSDQQQYSRQDQTALQLV; encoded by the exons ATGGAGCTACCAAATGAAGGTGGAGAAGGATCTTCTCAAAAGAAAATGGGAAGaggaaaaattgaaatcaagAGGATTGAAAACACTACCAATAGGCAAGTCACTTTTTGCAAACGACGCAATGGATTGTTGAAGAAAGCTTATGAATTATCCGTTCTTTGTGATGCCGAAGTTGCTCTTGTTGTCTTCTCCACTCGCGGTCGTTTGTATGAGTATGCCAACAACAG TGTTAGAGCAACTATTGAAAGGTACAAAAAAGCATGTGCTGCTTCCACTAACGCAGAATCTGTATCTGAAGCTAATACCCAG TTTTACCAGCAAGAATCATCCAAATTGAGAAGACAGATTCGAGATATTCAGAATCTAAATAG ACACATCCTTGGTGAAGCTCTAGGATCTCTAAGTCTCAAAGAACTGAAGAATCTTGAGGGTAGATTGGAGAAAGGTTTAAGCAGAGTTAGATCTAGAAAG CATGAGACTTTGTTTGCTGATGTGGAGTTCATGCAAAAGCGG GAAATTGAGCTGCAAAACCATAACAATTATCTACGGGCTAAG ATAGCGGAACATGAGAGAgctcaacaacagcaacataatTTGATGCCAGATCAAACAATGTGTGATCAGTCCTTACCTTCATCACAAGCATATGACCGAAATTTCTTTCCGGTAAATCTTCTTGGATCAGATCAGCAGCAGTATTCGCGTCAAGACCAAACTGCGCTCCAACTTGT GTGA
- the LOC25490658 gene encoding agamous-like MADS-box protein MADS1 isoform X3, with amino-acid sequence MELPNEGGEGSSQKKMGRGKIEIKRIENTTNRQVTFCKRRNGLLKKAYELSVLCDAEVALVVFSTRGRLYEYANNSVRATIERYKKACAASTNAESVSEANTQFYQQESSKLRRQIRDIQNLNRHILGEALGSLSLKELKNLEGRLEKGLSRVRSRKEIELQNHNNYLRAKIAEHERAQQQQHNLMPDQTMCDQSLPSSQAYDRNFFPVNLLGSDQQQYSRQDQTALQLV; translated from the exons ATGGAGCTACCAAATGAAGGTGGAGAAGGATCTTCTCAAAAGAAAATGGGAAGaggaaaaattgaaatcaagAGGATTGAAAACACTACCAATAGGCAAGTCACTTTTTGCAAACGACGCAATGGATTGTTGAAGAAAGCTTATGAATTATCCGTTCTTTGTGATGCCGAAGTTGCTCTTGTTGTCTTCTCCACTCGCGGTCGTTTGTATGAGTATGCCAACAACAG TGTTAGAGCAACTATTGAAAGGTACAAAAAAGCATGTGCTGCTTCCACTAACGCAGAATCTGTATCTGAAGCTAATACCCAG TTTTACCAGCAAGAATCATCCAAATTGAGAAGACAGATTCGAGATATTCAGAATCTAAATAG ACACATCCTTGGTGAAGCTCTAGGATCTCTAAGTCTCAAAGAACTGAAGAATCTTGAGGGTAGATTGGAGAAAGGTTTAAGCAGAGTTAGATCTAGAAAG GAAATTGAGCTGCAAAACCATAACAATTATCTACGGGCTAAG ATAGCGGAACATGAGAGAgctcaacaacagcaacataatTTGATGCCAGATCAAACAATGTGTGATCAGTCCTTACCTTCATCACAAGCATATGACCGAAATTTCTTTCCGGTAAATCTTCTTGGATCAGATCAGCAGCAGTATTCGCGTCAAGACCAAACTGCGCTCCAACTTGT GTGA
- the LOC25490658 gene encoding agamous-like MADS-box protein MADS1 isoform X2: MELPNEGGEGSSQKKMGRGKIEIKRIENTTNRQVTFCKRRNGLLKKAYELSVLCDAEVALVVFSTRGRLYEYANNSVRATIERYKKACAASTNAESVSEANTQFYQQESSKLRRQIRDIQNLNRHILGEALGSLSLKELKNLEGRLEKGLSRVRSRKHETLFADVEFMQKREIELQNHNNYLRAKIAEHERAQQQQHNLMPDQTMCDQSLPSSQAYDRNFFPVNLLGSDQQQYSRQDQTALQLV, translated from the exons ATGGAGCTACCAAATGAAGGTGGAGAAGGATCTTCTCAAAAGAAAATGGGAAGaggaaaaattgaaatcaagAGGATTGAAAACACTACCAATAGGCAAGTCACTTTTTGCAAACGACGCAATGGATTGTTGAAGAAAGCTTATGAATTATCCGTTCTTTGTGATGCCGAAGTTGCTCTTGTTGTCTTCTCCACTCGCGGTCGTTTGTATGAGTATGCCAACAACAG TGTTAGAGCAACTATTGAAAGGTACAAAAAAGCATGTGCTGCTTCCACTAACGCAGAATCTGTATCTGAAGCTAATACCCAG TTTTACCAGCAAGAATCATCCAAATTGAGAAGACAGATTCGAGATATTCAGAATCTAAATAG ACACATCCTTGGTGAAGCTCTAGGATCTCTAAGTCTCAAAGAACTGAAGAATCTTGAGGGTAGATTGGAGAAAGGTTTAAGCAGAGTTAGATCTAGAAAG CATGAGACTTTGTTTGCTGATGTGGAGTTCATGCAAAAGCGG GAAATTGAGCTGCAAAACCATAACAATTATCTACGGGCTAAG ATAGCGGAACATGAGAGAgctcaacaacagcaacataatTTGATGCCAGATCAAACAATGTGTGATCAGTCCTTACCTTCATCACAAGCATATGACCGAAATTTCTTTCCGGTAAATCTTCTTGGATCAGATCAGCAGCAGTATTCGCGTCAAGACCAAACTGCGCTCCAACTTGTGTAA